One Oryza glaberrima chromosome 11, OglaRS2, whole genome shotgun sequence genomic region harbors:
- the LOC127754886 gene encoding uncharacterized protein LOC127754886, with the protein MARALLLLRRGHPFLRRLLRPPPPPTSSVLESCNRNVSPRVQLWRFSAEGKDQTNSSEDGYSEANIKKKDFALQQALDQIKSAFGEESIMWLNHSYGPKEVPVISTGSFALDMALGIGGLPKGRVVEIYGPEASGKTTLALHIIAEAQKNGGYCAFIDAEHALDPTLAESIGVKAEHLLLSQPDCGEQALGLADILIRSGSIDVVVVDSVAALVPKTELDGEMGDAHVALQARLMSQALRKLSHSLSRSRTMLVFINQVRSKLSTFSGFGAPAEVTCGGNALKFYASVRLNTKRIGLIKKSEEVVGTQIQVKIVKNKHAPPFKTVHLELEFGKGLSRELEIIELGFKHKFITKSGVFYHLNGQNFHGKDALKCYLAENKNVLESLMSMIKESIMQQESHPDRNMEDANPDTSITEEFVSATDEQVPEEVEA; encoded by the exons atggccagggccctcctcctcctccggcgcggccaccccttcctccgccgcctcctgcggcctcccccgcctcccacctcctctGTACTG GAATCCTGCAATAGAAATGTGTCACCAAGAGTTCAGTTGTGGAGATTCTCTGCAGAAG GGAAAGACCAGACAAATTCAAGTGAAGATGGTTACAGTGAGGCAAACATTAAGAAGAAGGACTTTGCGCTACAACAAGCTTTGGACCAAATTAAGTCTGCATTTGGTGAGGAGTCAATTATGTGGCTAAATCACTCTTACGGTCCTAAAGAAGTTCCTGTCATATCTACTGGATCCTTTGCATTGGACATGGCTTTAGGAATTGGTGGGCTCCCGAAG GGAAGGGTTGTTGAAATTTATGGTCCAGAGGCATCAGGAAAAACCACTTTAGCACTTCATATCATAGCTGAAGCACAGAAGAATGGAG GATATTGTGCTTTTATTGATGCCGAGCATGCCCTGGATCCAACATTAGCAGAATCTATAGGTGTTAAGGCAGAACACCTGTTATTATCTCAACCAGACTGTGGTGAACAGGCCCTTGGTCTTGCTGATATCTTAATCCGAAGTGGCTCTATTGATGTTGTGGTTGTGGACAGT GTAGCAGCTCTTGTTCCAAAAACTGAACTGGATGGTGAGATGGGAGATGCCCATGTTGCACTTCAAGCAAGGCTTATGAGTCAAGCACTTCGCAAGTTGAGCCATTCTCTTTCTCGCTCCAGGACAATGTTGGTGTTTATTAATCAG GTAAGATCGAAATTAAGCACATTTAGTGGATTCGGAGCACCAGCAGAAGTAACCTGTGGAGGGAATGCCTTAAAGTTCTATGCTTCTGTCCGCTTGAACACCAAAAGGATTGGTCTTATAAAAAAGTCAGAAGAG GTTGTAGGCACACAAATTCAGGTCAAGATTGTCAAGAACAAGCATGCACCCCCATTTAAGACTGTACACCTTGAGCTTGAGTTTGGTAAGGGCCTGAGTCGTGAATTGGAGATTATTGAATTAGGCTTCAAACACAAGTTCATAACAAAATCAGGAGTATTCTATCACTTGAACGGGCAAAATTTCCATGGAAAGGATGCTCTTAAATGTTATCTCGCTGAAAACAAGAATGTCCTGGAATCTCTGATGTCAATGATAAAGGAAAGCATAATGCAACAGGAGTCCCATCCAGATAGAAACATGGAGGATGCCAACCCAGATACGAGCATAACAGAAGAGTTCGTTTCAGCAACAGATGAACAAGTACCTGAAGAGGTTGAGGCCTGA
- the LOC127754883 gene encoding uncharacterized protein LOC127754883 isoform X2, producing MGRGPSKKLAKRPRAAARGDQEEGDGKEVKEEEEDEALLFPVGAEVEVGSDDPGFVGSFYEGTVEAHLPGGDGYVVAYTTLEEGGAALREEARARDVRPQPPPVAGAPGAGGFAMHDMVEAFHNEGWWSGVVTGLPLPLDVLPVDPRRRVYTVAFPTSREVMEFEEAALRPHRVFRRGSWVPAADVDNGGPAFREGSLVEVSRSAESFGQSWNPATILKVFGSTNFLVQYRHVGDDGELVTEIVDTEYIRPARSIIRMDSKYRFSPSSHVEVFHEGSWWPGIILETSSGVFGKMYVVKLKSYTTGMDNVDGVDKLTVENTKLRPQFEWDGRKWMRCMTKKKDTKAKLVIRGSQLTSRKKPIPADLASCNDSDEIRDKPSSDKLLETADVVPRPKETMKQQNAVLALASQIKLPLQLSMTGSGHLKYTSSLILGSPIELPSSQMDVMPSVPQTAGLQASLFGVFGKLRPIPQDPLLVMQSPHPDLSRNEGSKASTDQEKQSTDEGCCLISSAANSFNFVSFAGIDVSRKRKECVSFQAPEELGMKKNRVDETIEGTHDIAAISEEQTKLIFRDEHNELPTNVIAGPAIPSEKNQPTPLEDNKGPRDSSIVDKISQSGINDVRQDENLVLHATSTLDNSGDVNLLSSVSSTENQKKISKSEGCEISMDEDSGEEFCRSILVMPDDTRMDQFPSAKSGQATRHDDLICKENLGAIVECVTNTPTENLSFLSPAMFDDGVPNQPPVSENCQDNKQDGMDNVDHGANVVELASIIPETQHASVGGPLSTISLAALEGKTVLSHSLTWESALNEQSGVSQQYHSSAMVESPECVAESSQSIDDSTITQLCSFDTSQCIDAELGNSLIVSNNTQDTPISKYVARTHNSSCPLMQKFLHVHENIMVDQPSESLAIIELPFVKTSPMWAQIEAMEVFSKVPQRPNFHQLQQHPPEFREGIALGLMYSFTNLAESINMLNVHDDNAVFEHKMRCISVLEADGFDVRHLRSRLETLLSLKNSWSKIQDMMKRSEKKIAQEEIDDQQRCAEISVLSMVVRQLEQHAHLFRCIKNRAISQQMSHAMENSRLKVEASQLKQSSMSTEQRFSSVVAAPW from the exons ATGGGGCGCGGCCCGTCGAAGAAGCTGGCAAAGCGGCCGCGGGCTGCGGCGCGTGGGGATCAGGAGGAGGGTGACGGGaaggaggtgaaggaggaggaggaggatgaggcgcTGCTGTTCCCGGTcggcgcggaggtggaggtTGGCAGCGACGACCCGGGCTTCGTCGGCTCCTTCTACGAGGGCACCGTCGAGGCCCACCTGCCGGGTGGCGACGGATACGTCGTCGCCTACACCACgctggaggagggcggcgcggcgctgcggGAGGAGGCCCGCGCCCGCGACgtgcgcccgcagccgccgccggtggcgggggCGCCGGGCGCCGGTGGGTTCGCGATGCACGACATGGTGGAGGCGTTCCACAACGAGGGGTGGTGGTCGGGCGTGGTCACcggcctgccgctgccgctggacGTGCTCCCCGTCGACCCACGCCGGAGGGTGTACACGGTGGCGTTCCCGACGTCGCGGGAGGTGATGGAgttcgaggaggcggcgctgcggcCGCACCGCGTGTTCCGCCGCGGCAGCTGGGTCCCGGCCGCTGATGTG GACAATGGAGGTCCAGCATTCAGAGAGGGAAGCCTAGTTGAAGTGAGTAGATCTGCGGAAAGCTTTGGCCAGTCTTGGAATCCAGCTACTATTTTGAAAGTGTTTGGTTCCACAAATTTCTTAGTACAGTATAGACACGTCGGAGATGATGGGGAGCTGGTCACTGAGATTGTTGATACTGAATATATTCGGCCAGCACGCTCAATCATTCGTATGGACTCGAAATACAGATTTTCTCCATCTTCTCATGTAGAGGTCTTTCATGAAGGTAGCTGGTGGCCTGGAATTATTTTGGAGACTTCAAGTGGTGTATTTGGCAAGATGTATGTTGTTAAACTGAAGAGTTACACAACGGGCATGGATAATGTGGATGGCGTGGATAAGTTGACAGTTGAAAATACAAAACTGAGACCACAGTTTGAATGGGATGGTCGAAAATGGATGCGCTGCATGACAAAGAAAAAGGATACAAAGGCAAAG CTTGTCATTAGAGGGTCTCAATTAACCTCTCGAAAAAAGCCAATTCCTGCTGACTTGGCATCATGTAATGACAGTGATGAAATCAGAGATAAACCAAGCTCTGATAAATTGTTGGAGACTGCAGATGTAGTACCACGACCTAAAGAAACTATGAAGCAACAAAATGCAGTGCTGGCATTAGCATCTCAGATAAAACTTCCTTTACAGTTATCAATGACAGGATCTGGTCATTTGAAATATACTTCTTCACTTATTCTAGGTAGTCCTATTGAACTACCATCTTCTCAGATGGATGTCATGCCCTCTGTGCCACAAACAGCAGGGCTGCAAGCTTCACTGTTTGGGGTGTTTGGGAAACTAAGACCTATCCCACAGGATCCACTTTTAGTAATGCAATCACCTCATCCAGATCTCAGCAGAAATGAAGGATCAAAGGCATCGACTGATCAAGAAAAGCAATCAACTGATGAAGGCTGTTGTCTGATTTCAAGTGCTGCAAATAGCTTCAACTTTGTGTCATTTGCTGGAATTGATGTgtccagaaaaagaaaagaatgtgtTTCTTTTCAAGCACCTGAGGAACTAGGG ATGAAGAAAAACAGAGTTGACGAAACAATTGAGGGAACCCACGACATTGCAGCAATCTCTGAAGAAC AGACCAAGCTGATTTTTAGAGATGAACATAATGAACTGCCTACCAATGTTATTGCTGGTCCAGCAATTCCTTCAGAAAAAAATCAGCCAACTCCACTTGAAGACAATAAAG GTCCACGAGACAGTAGCATTGTTGATAAAATCAGCCAAAGTGGTATAAACGATGTTCGCCAAGATGAGAACCTTGTACTGCATGCAACTTCAACATTAGATAATTCTGGTGATGTGAATTTGTTATCTTCTGTTTCTTCAACTGAAAACCAGAAGAAAATATCCAAATCTGAAGGGTGTGAAATAAGTATGGATGAAGACTCTGGTGAAGAATTTTGTCGGAGCATTTTGGTTATGCCTGATGATACTAGAATGGATCAATTTCCTTCAGCAAAGAGTGGTCAAGCTACCAGGCATGATGACCTCATTTGCAAGGAAAACTTGGGAGCTATAGTTGAGTGTGTGACGAACACTCCAACAgagaatttgtcttttttgtctCCAGCTATGTTTGATGATGGGGTGCCGAACCAGCCACCAGTCAGTGAGAATTGTCAGGATAACAAACAAGATGGCATGGACAATGTGGATCATGGAGCAAATGTGGTGGAGTTAGCCAGTATTATTCCTGAAACTCAGCATGCCAGTGTTGGTGGTCCATTGTCAACCATATCTTTAGCTGCACTCGAGGGTAAAACAGTCCTTTCACATAGTTTAACGTGGGAGTCTGCACTTAATGAACAATCTGGAGTTTCACAACAGTATCACAGCTCAGCCATGGTAGAGTCACCAGAATGTGTTGCTGAAAGTAGCCAGTCCATCGATGATTCGACAATAACTCAGTTATGTTCTTTTGATACGAGCCAATGTATTGATGCTGAACTTGGTAACAGCTTGATCGTTTCAAACAACACTCAGGATACACCAATATCCAAGTATGTAGCAAGAACACATAACTCTTCCTGCCCCTTGATGCAGAAATTTCTTCATGTGCATGAGAATATTATGGTTGATCAGCCATCAGAATCCTTGGCTATTATTGAACTTCCGTTTGTGAAGACCTCCCCGATGTGGGCACAAATTGAGGCAATGGAAGTATTTAGTAAAGTGCCACAACGACCAAATTTTCATCAGTTACAGCAGCATCCTCCGGAGTTTCGTGAAGGGATAGCATTGGGTTTGATGTACTCTTTCACCAATTTAGCAGAAAGCATAAACATGCTGAATGTCCATGACGATAATGCAGTATTTGAACATAAGATGAGGTGCATTTCTGTGTTAGAAGCAGACGGCTTCGATGTCAGGCACCTACGATCTCGTTTGGAAACTCTGCTCAGTTTAAAAAACAGCTGGTCCAAAATACAGGATATGATGAAACGTTCGGAGAAGAAGATTGCTCAAGAAGAAATCGATGATCAACAACGCTGTGCAGAAATTAGTGTGCTAAGTATGGTTGTCCGCCAGCTTGAACAACACGCTCATCTCTTCCGTTGCATAAAGAACCGTGCTATTTCACAGCAGATGAGCCATGCCATGGAGAATTCAAGACTCAAAGTAGAAGCAAGCCAACTTAAGCAATCATCTATGTCTACCGAGCAGCGCTTCAGTAGTGTCGTTGCTGCGCCATGGTAA
- the LOC127754883 gene encoding uncharacterized protein LOC127754883 isoform X1: MGRGPSKKLAKRPRAAARGDQEEGDGKEVKEEEEDEALLFPVGAEVEVGSDDPGFVGSFYEGTVEAHLPGGDGYVVAYTTLEEGGAALREEARARDVRPQPPPVAGAPGAGGFAMHDMVEAFHNEGWWSGVVTGLPLPLDVLPVDPRRRVYTVAFPTSREVMEFEEAALRPHRVFRRGSWVPAADVDNGGPAFREGSLVEVSRSAESFGQSWNPATILKVFGSTNFLVQYRHVGDDGELVTEIVDTEYIRPARSIIRMDSKYRFSPSSHVEVFHEGSWWPGIILETSSGVFGKMYVVKLKSYTTGMDNVDGVDKLTVENTKLRPQFEWDGRKWMRCMTKKKDTKAKKLVIRGSQLTSRKKPIPADLASCNDSDEIRDKPSSDKLLETADVVPRPKETMKQQNAVLALASQIKLPLQLSMTGSGHLKYTSSLILGSPIELPSSQMDVMPSVPQTAGLQASLFGVFGKLRPIPQDPLLVMQSPHPDLSRNEGSKASTDQEKQSTDEGCCLISSAANSFNFVSFAGIDVSRKRKECVSFQAPEELGMKKNRVDETIEGTHDIAAISEEQTKLIFRDEHNELPTNVIAGPAIPSEKNQPTPLEDNKGPRDSSIVDKISQSGINDVRQDENLVLHATSTLDNSGDVNLLSSVSSTENQKKISKSEGCEISMDEDSGEEFCRSILVMPDDTRMDQFPSAKSGQATRHDDLICKENLGAIVECVTNTPTENLSFLSPAMFDDGVPNQPPVSENCQDNKQDGMDNVDHGANVVELASIIPETQHASVGGPLSTISLAALEGKTVLSHSLTWESALNEQSGVSQQYHSSAMVESPECVAESSQSIDDSTITQLCSFDTSQCIDAELGNSLIVSNNTQDTPISKYVARTHNSSCPLMQKFLHVHENIMVDQPSESLAIIELPFVKTSPMWAQIEAMEVFSKVPQRPNFHQLQQHPPEFREGIALGLMYSFTNLAESINMLNVHDDNAVFEHKMRCISVLEADGFDVRHLRSRLETLLSLKNSWSKIQDMMKRSEKKIAQEEIDDQQRCAEISVLSMVVRQLEQHAHLFRCIKNRAISQQMSHAMENSRLKVEASQLKQSSMSTEQRFSSVVAAPW, encoded by the exons ATGGGGCGCGGCCCGTCGAAGAAGCTGGCAAAGCGGCCGCGGGCTGCGGCGCGTGGGGATCAGGAGGAGGGTGACGGGaaggaggtgaaggaggaggaggaggatgaggcgcTGCTGTTCCCGGTcggcgcggaggtggaggtTGGCAGCGACGACCCGGGCTTCGTCGGCTCCTTCTACGAGGGCACCGTCGAGGCCCACCTGCCGGGTGGCGACGGATACGTCGTCGCCTACACCACgctggaggagggcggcgcggcgctgcggGAGGAGGCCCGCGCCCGCGACgtgcgcccgcagccgccgccggtggcgggggCGCCGGGCGCCGGTGGGTTCGCGATGCACGACATGGTGGAGGCGTTCCACAACGAGGGGTGGTGGTCGGGCGTGGTCACcggcctgccgctgccgctggacGTGCTCCCCGTCGACCCACGCCGGAGGGTGTACACGGTGGCGTTCCCGACGTCGCGGGAGGTGATGGAgttcgaggaggcggcgctgcggcCGCACCGCGTGTTCCGCCGCGGCAGCTGGGTCCCGGCCGCTGATGTG GACAATGGAGGTCCAGCATTCAGAGAGGGAAGCCTAGTTGAAGTGAGTAGATCTGCGGAAAGCTTTGGCCAGTCTTGGAATCCAGCTACTATTTTGAAAGTGTTTGGTTCCACAAATTTCTTAGTACAGTATAGACACGTCGGAGATGATGGGGAGCTGGTCACTGAGATTGTTGATACTGAATATATTCGGCCAGCACGCTCAATCATTCGTATGGACTCGAAATACAGATTTTCTCCATCTTCTCATGTAGAGGTCTTTCATGAAGGTAGCTGGTGGCCTGGAATTATTTTGGAGACTTCAAGTGGTGTATTTGGCAAGATGTATGTTGTTAAACTGAAGAGTTACACAACGGGCATGGATAATGTGGATGGCGTGGATAAGTTGACAGTTGAAAATACAAAACTGAGACCACAGTTTGAATGGGATGGTCGAAAATGGATGCGCTGCATGACAAAGAAAAAGGATACAAAGGCAAAG AAGCTTGTCATTAGAGGGTCTCAATTAACCTCTCGAAAAAAGCCAATTCCTGCTGACTTGGCATCATGTAATGACAGTGATGAAATCAGAGATAAACCAAGCTCTGATAAATTGTTGGAGACTGCAGATGTAGTACCACGACCTAAAGAAACTATGAAGCAACAAAATGCAGTGCTGGCATTAGCATCTCAGATAAAACTTCCTTTACAGTTATCAATGACAGGATCTGGTCATTTGAAATATACTTCTTCACTTATTCTAGGTAGTCCTATTGAACTACCATCTTCTCAGATGGATGTCATGCCCTCTGTGCCACAAACAGCAGGGCTGCAAGCTTCACTGTTTGGGGTGTTTGGGAAACTAAGACCTATCCCACAGGATCCACTTTTAGTAATGCAATCACCTCATCCAGATCTCAGCAGAAATGAAGGATCAAAGGCATCGACTGATCAAGAAAAGCAATCAACTGATGAAGGCTGTTGTCTGATTTCAAGTGCTGCAAATAGCTTCAACTTTGTGTCATTTGCTGGAATTGATGTgtccagaaaaagaaaagaatgtgtTTCTTTTCAAGCACCTGAGGAACTAGGG ATGAAGAAAAACAGAGTTGACGAAACAATTGAGGGAACCCACGACATTGCAGCAATCTCTGAAGAAC AGACCAAGCTGATTTTTAGAGATGAACATAATGAACTGCCTACCAATGTTATTGCTGGTCCAGCAATTCCTTCAGAAAAAAATCAGCCAACTCCACTTGAAGACAATAAAG GTCCACGAGACAGTAGCATTGTTGATAAAATCAGCCAAAGTGGTATAAACGATGTTCGCCAAGATGAGAACCTTGTACTGCATGCAACTTCAACATTAGATAATTCTGGTGATGTGAATTTGTTATCTTCTGTTTCTTCAACTGAAAACCAGAAGAAAATATCCAAATCTGAAGGGTGTGAAATAAGTATGGATGAAGACTCTGGTGAAGAATTTTGTCGGAGCATTTTGGTTATGCCTGATGATACTAGAATGGATCAATTTCCTTCAGCAAAGAGTGGTCAAGCTACCAGGCATGATGACCTCATTTGCAAGGAAAACTTGGGAGCTATAGTTGAGTGTGTGACGAACACTCCAACAgagaatttgtcttttttgtctCCAGCTATGTTTGATGATGGGGTGCCGAACCAGCCACCAGTCAGTGAGAATTGTCAGGATAACAAACAAGATGGCATGGACAATGTGGATCATGGAGCAAATGTGGTGGAGTTAGCCAGTATTATTCCTGAAACTCAGCATGCCAGTGTTGGTGGTCCATTGTCAACCATATCTTTAGCTGCACTCGAGGGTAAAACAGTCCTTTCACATAGTTTAACGTGGGAGTCTGCACTTAATGAACAATCTGGAGTTTCACAACAGTATCACAGCTCAGCCATGGTAGAGTCACCAGAATGTGTTGCTGAAAGTAGCCAGTCCATCGATGATTCGACAATAACTCAGTTATGTTCTTTTGATACGAGCCAATGTATTGATGCTGAACTTGGTAACAGCTTGATCGTTTCAAACAACACTCAGGATACACCAATATCCAAGTATGTAGCAAGAACACATAACTCTTCCTGCCCCTTGATGCAGAAATTTCTTCATGTGCATGAGAATATTATGGTTGATCAGCCATCAGAATCCTTGGCTATTATTGAACTTCCGTTTGTGAAGACCTCCCCGATGTGGGCACAAATTGAGGCAATGGAAGTATTTAGTAAAGTGCCACAACGACCAAATTTTCATCAGTTACAGCAGCATCCTCCGGAGTTTCGTGAAGGGATAGCATTGGGTTTGATGTACTCTTTCACCAATTTAGCAGAAAGCATAAACATGCTGAATGTCCATGACGATAATGCAGTATTTGAACATAAGATGAGGTGCATTTCTGTGTTAGAAGCAGACGGCTTCGATGTCAGGCACCTACGATCTCGTTTGGAAACTCTGCTCAGTTTAAAAAACAGCTGGTCCAAAATACAGGATATGATGAAACGTTCGGAGAAGAAGATTGCTCAAGAAGAAATCGATGATCAACAACGCTGTGCAGAAATTAGTGTGCTAAGTATGGTTGTCCGCCAGCTTGAACAACACGCTCATCTCTTCCGTTGCATAAAGAACCGTGCTATTTCACAGCAGATGAGCCATGCCATGGAGAATTCAAGACTCAAAGTAGAAGCAAGCCAACTTAAGCAATCATCTATGTCTACCGAGCAGCGCTTCAGTAGTGTCGTTGCTGCGCCATGGTAA